A window of Synechococcus sp. MEDNS5 contains these coding sequences:
- a CDS encoding class I SAM-dependent RNA methyltransferase, protein MEHSSVGREHRHPPKRIPCIAVLPQGLEAIGAAELSALGAKEVKPLRRAASFDADMACLYRLHLQARLPFRLLREMSHFPCRERNDLYDGIQQALDWERWLHPSMSFRVDVTGTAPGLNHSHFTALQVKNAVIDRQRDLWGERSSIDLEEPDLNLHLHLHRGEATLSLDGSGGSLHRRGYRAAMGAAPLKENLAAGLIQLSGWDGSSPLVDPLCGSGTLLIEAAAMALQLPPGLDRVFALESWADFNLDQWDAERKRAQDRACRERNLPLIQGFEADPSIADQARANVQAAGLQHIVEIQTGSFHNFALPQEPGTLVCNPPYGERIGAESDLESLYCDLGRYAKEHASGWALWVLSGNPKLTGALRMKATRRIPISNGGIDCRWLHYDVR, encoded by the coding sequence GTGGAGCACAGCAGCGTGGGGAGGGAACACCGCCATCCACCCAAACGAATCCCCTGCATCGCCGTGCTGCCCCAGGGCCTGGAGGCCATCGGTGCTGCCGAACTGAGCGCTCTTGGTGCCAAAGAGGTGAAGCCTCTCCGCCGTGCGGCTTCGTTTGACGCCGACATGGCCTGTCTTTACAGGCTGCATCTCCAGGCGCGATTGCCGTTTCGGCTGCTCCGCGAGATGAGCCACTTCCCCTGTAGAGAGCGCAATGATCTCTACGACGGCATCCAACAGGCTCTCGACTGGGAGCGCTGGTTGCATCCCTCCATGAGCTTCCGTGTGGATGTCACAGGCACAGCCCCAGGCCTGAACCACAGCCATTTCACGGCCCTTCAGGTGAAAAATGCGGTGATCGACCGGCAACGGGACCTCTGGGGAGAACGCTCGTCCATCGACCTTGAAGAGCCCGATCTGAACCTGCACCTGCATCTGCACCGCGGTGAAGCCACACTCAGCCTCGATGGCTCCGGCGGCAGCCTGCACCGGCGCGGTTACCGCGCGGCAATGGGTGCAGCACCCTTAAAGGAAAATCTGGCCGCAGGACTGATCCAGCTTTCAGGATGGGACGGCAGCAGCCCACTGGTGGATCCTCTCTGCGGTTCCGGCACCCTTCTGATCGAGGCGGCAGCCATGGCTCTGCAGCTTCCACCAGGACTCGATCGTGTCTTCGCTCTTGAAAGCTGGGCTGATTTCAACCTGGATCAATGGGACGCCGAAAGAAAGCGCGCTCAGGACCGGGCCTGCAGAGAGCGGAACCTTCCCCTGATCCAGGGGTTTGAGGCCGATCCCAGCATCGCCGATCAAGCCCGAGCCAATGTTCAGGCCGCAGGCCTGCAGCACATCGTTGAGATCCAAACGGGATCGTTCCACAACTTCGCCCTGCCGCAGGAGCCTGGGACGCTGGTGTGCAATCCGCCTTACGGCGAACGCATTGGCGCGGAAAGCGATCTGGAGAGTCTTTATTGCGATCTGGGTCGCTACGCCAAAGAGCACGCATCGGGATGGGCGCTGTGGGTGCTCAGCGGCAACCCCAAGCTCACCGGAGCCCTGCGCATGAAGGCCACCCGCAGGATTCCCATCAGCAATGGCGGCATCGACTGCCGCTGGTTGCACTACGACGTGCGCTGA
- a CDS encoding phage holin family protein: MSELPRSQEPRPRGLGAAARVTALAGSVMDLHVRIALQEVDREKRRLISGGVFLAMGGTLMLLALVAGEAALLVWVLEAWDWSLLQALLGLAVLNLVVAGISLRVGGMLAKGPYLPQTLEGLSRTTRAVLGR; the protein is encoded by the coding sequence ATGAGCGAACTGCCTCGTTCTCAAGAGCCCCGTCCGCGCGGGCTTGGCGCAGCCGCCAGGGTGACTGCACTGGCGGGTTCCGTGATGGATCTGCATGTGCGCATTGCACTCCAGGAGGTGGACCGCGAAAAGCGCCGCTTGATCAGTGGTGGCGTGTTTCTGGCCATGGGCGGCACCTTGATGCTTCTGGCCCTGGTGGCCGGAGAAGCCGCACTGTTGGTTTGGGTGCTCGAGGCCTGGGACTGGTCACTGCTCCAGGCGTTGCTCGGTTTGGCAGTACTCAACCTGGTGGTGGCTGGGATCAGCCTGCGCGTGGGCGGGATGCTGGCCAAGGGGCCCTACCTTCCCCAGACCCTCGAGGGACTGTCGCGCACCACGCGCGCTGTGCTGGGGCGCTGA
- a CDS encoding YqjD family protein, with product MDSAPSPAESTAESQDLAHRFRDRFETLLPEIQKRWPEVTHQALEATRGSLDDVVHLIATHSDRASTTVRHQLEELIHQAGDRSRHLADSLQPLEEQLEQLLDDLNRTLRPKIEKPLRERPLLSVAVAAGVGVLVGALLSGGRRSS from the coding sequence ATGGATTCAGCTCCATCCCCTGCCGAGTCGACTGCAGAATCCCAGGATCTGGCACATCGATTCCGAGATCGCTTTGAAACGCTCCTCCCGGAAATTCAGAAGCGCTGGCCGGAAGTGACGCATCAGGCCCTGGAGGCGACCCGCGGAAGTCTTGATGATGTGGTGCATCTGATTGCAACACATTCTGACCGCGCCTCTACGACGGTGCGCCATCAGCTTGAGGAGCTGATCCATCAGGCCGGAGACAGGTCCCGCCATCTGGCAGACAGTCTTCAGCCTCTGGAAGAGCAGCTGGAACAGTTGCTGGATGATCTAAACCGCACCCTGCGGCCGAAAATCGAGAAGCCCCTGCGGGAGCGGCCCCTCCTTTCTGTGGCTGTGGCCGCCGGGGTTGGGGTGTTGGTGGGTGCCTTGCTGAGCGGTGGTCGGCGGTCCTCATGA
- the smc gene encoding chromosome segregation protein SMC, with the protein MSIPLEQGFTVVTGPNGSGKSNILDGVLFCLGLANSRGMRADRLPDLVNSGVLKAGKSAETTVSVRFDLSDWQPDAAEEGIEAPEEGPWIRPDQTEWTVTRKLRVMPGGSYSSSYSADGVPCNLQQLQTQLRRLRIDPEGSNVVMQGDVTRIVSMSNRDRRGLIDELAGVALFDTRIEQTRRKLDDVQERQERCRIVEQELLAARQRLEKDCAKARAYQELREQLQLGRRQELVLAYEAAQAERRRLQQRHQDLGNQDARDSRALEERETTLQEAASKLKTLQDNVKALGEDQLLGVQAELAGLDPQSRELERQAAQHQQEGERLQAVRHDLQGRRGQIQSESESLRLSTDPDALARAEQDCRDAEAAVERSRRQLGEVAGRSGTWIEEQRQRSSRRQQLQASLAPLQEERQQLKERLRQAEERRLDLEQERDQDGAEDHKVQTLLEQLEQEWQTLLNAIRTGQEQLQQLAESLAIQQRTRARLEQEQTRLERDIARQDSRREALQESRGTGALRLLLESGLEGIHGPVAQLGEVEERHRMALEVAAGARMGQVVVDDDRIAARAIDLLKSRRAGRLTFLPLNKIRAPGSGGGAAMARGRRPDGGNADGLIGRAVDLIRYEPIYGEVFAYVFGDTQVFTDLGSARRVLGRSRAVTLEGELLEKSGAMTGGSLSQRSGSLSFGVSNEGDEAAPLRQRLLELGETLAACCREEQRLTAQIEEQRPGLRQLEQRQAALEAERQAARRSHGPLLERLQQRQRRLQELQETGSQENRRLQDIETALTPLQTELQQLDQEDAKVETNGDAERWQALQHTLEQADGALETARRQRDTLLQQDRERQMSVQRLADQLKALEREEQSLQEAVKTLAETHGRWRQQQQDLKTRRDALNVQQQELQTRFGEERRARDESEAIVAEQRQGLQQARWELERLREERVGLEEQLRSGSIRLEELKSSLPDPLPEISDGVREGGLEALQEQLQQLQRRMEALEPVNMLALEELQELEQRLGDLGERLAVLSQEREELLLRIGTVATLRQEAFMEAFEAVDSHFREIFASLSDGDGKLQLDNADDPLEGGLTLVAHPKGKAVRRLAAMSGGEKSLTALSFLFALQRFRPSPFYALDEVDSFLDGVNVERLAALIARQAEQAQFLVVSHRRPMIGASTRTIGVTQARGAHTQVVGLPDAA; encoded by the coding sequence ATGAGCATCCCCCTGGAGCAGGGCTTCACGGTGGTGACTGGGCCGAACGGATCCGGCAAAAGCAACATTCTTGATGGTGTGCTGTTCTGCCTCGGGCTCGCGAACAGCCGCGGCATGCGGGCCGATCGCTTGCCCGATCTTGTGAACAGTGGGGTTCTCAAGGCTGGCAAATCAGCCGAGACCACGGTGAGCGTGCGCTTCGACCTCTCGGACTGGCAACCCGATGCCGCAGAGGAGGGCATCGAGGCTCCAGAGGAAGGCCCCTGGATCCGGCCGGATCAAACCGAGTGGACGGTGACCCGCAAATTACGGGTCATGCCGGGCGGCTCCTACAGCAGCAGCTACAGCGCCGACGGGGTCCCTTGCAACCTGCAGCAGCTCCAGACCCAGCTGCGACGGCTTCGCATCGATCCGGAGGGAAGCAACGTGGTGATGCAGGGCGACGTGACCCGCATCGTGTCGATGAGCAACCGGGACCGCCGCGGCCTCATTGATGAGTTGGCCGGAGTGGCCCTGTTCGACACCCGCATCGAACAGACCCGCAGAAAACTGGACGATGTGCAGGAACGGCAGGAGCGCTGCCGGATCGTGGAACAGGAACTTCTGGCGGCGCGCCAGCGGCTTGAGAAGGATTGCGCCAAGGCCCGGGCCTATCAGGAGCTGCGCGAGCAGCTCCAGCTGGGTCGCCGGCAGGAACTGGTTCTGGCTTACGAAGCAGCGCAGGCCGAACGCCGCCGCCTGCAGCAGCGGCATCAAGACCTGGGAAATCAGGATGCCCGCGACTCCCGAGCCCTTGAGGAGCGGGAAACGACATTGCAGGAAGCGGCCAGCAAGCTGAAAACACTCCAGGACAACGTCAAGGCTCTGGGAGAAGACCAGTTGCTGGGCGTGCAGGCTGAGCTGGCAGGCCTCGATCCTCAAAGCCGAGAACTGGAGCGGCAGGCCGCCCAGCACCAGCAGGAGGGTGAACGGCTTCAGGCCGTGCGCCATGACCTCCAGGGACGCAGAGGACAGATCCAATCCGAATCGGAGTCGCTTCGGCTCAGCACCGATCCGGACGCACTCGCGCGAGCCGAACAGGATTGCCGGGATGCGGAAGCCGCCGTGGAACGCTCCCGCCGCCAGCTGGGCGAAGTGGCCGGCCGCTCAGGCACCTGGATTGAGGAGCAACGCCAGCGCAGCTCCCGCCGCCAGCAGCTGCAGGCCTCCCTGGCCCCTCTGCAGGAAGAGCGTCAGCAATTGAAAGAGCGGCTGCGCCAGGCGGAAGAGCGCAGGCTCGACCTGGAGCAGGAGCGGGATCAAGACGGTGCGGAAGACCACAAGGTGCAGACGCTGCTGGAGCAACTGGAACAGGAGTGGCAGACCCTGCTCAACGCGATCCGTACGGGACAGGAGCAACTGCAGCAGCTGGCGGAGTCCTTGGCGATTCAGCAGCGCACCCGCGCCCGCCTGGAGCAGGAGCAGACTCGACTGGAACGGGACATCGCACGACAGGACAGTCGCCGTGAAGCCCTTCAGGAGAGCCGCGGCACCGGAGCCCTGCGCCTTCTGCTCGAATCCGGACTGGAGGGAATCCATGGACCGGTCGCTCAGCTTGGGGAGGTGGAGGAGCGCCATCGCATGGCTCTCGAGGTGGCTGCCGGTGCGCGTATGGGACAGGTGGTGGTGGACGACGACCGCATCGCTGCACGGGCCATCGATCTACTGAAAAGCCGCAGAGCCGGACGTCTTACCTTTCTGCCACTGAACAAGATTCGGGCCCCCGGCAGTGGTGGCGGCGCCGCCATGGCCCGTGGACGCAGACCGGACGGTGGCAACGCCGATGGCCTGATCGGAAGAGCCGTCGACCTGATCCGGTACGAGCCGATTTACGGCGAGGTGTTCGCCTATGTGTTCGGGGACACCCAGGTCTTCACAGACCTGGGCAGTGCTCGACGCGTCCTGGGCCGCTCCCGTGCCGTCACCCTCGAGGGCGAGCTGCTGGAAAAGAGCGGAGCCATGACCGGGGGAAGCCTGAGCCAGCGCAGCGGCAGCCTGAGCTTCGGCGTAAGCAATGAGGGTGACGAAGCGGCTCCCCTGCGCCAACGCCTCCTGGAGCTGGGAGAAACCCTGGCTGCCTGCTGTCGGGAAGAGCAACGCCTGACGGCACAGATTGAGGAGCAACGCCCGGGATTACGCCAGCTTGAGCAACGCCAGGCAGCCCTGGAGGCGGAACGCCAGGCAGCGCGCCGCTCCCACGGCCCCCTGCTGGAACGCCTGCAGCAACGTCAGCGAAGGCTTCAGGAACTGCAGGAGACAGGCAGCCAGGAGAACCGTCGCCTCCAGGACATCGAGACAGCGCTGACGCCTCTGCAGACCGAGCTCCAGCAACTGGATCAGGAGGACGCCAAGGTGGAAACCAACGGTGACGCCGAACGCTGGCAAGCCCTCCAACACACCCTGGAACAGGCAGATGGAGCACTGGAGACGGCCCGCCGTCAGCGCGACACCTTGCTGCAGCAAGACCGAGAGCGCCAGATGTCGGTCCAGCGCTTGGCAGATCAGCTGAAGGCTCTCGAGCGCGAGGAACAATCCCTCCAAGAAGCGGTGAAAACCCTTGCCGAAACCCATGGCCGTTGGCGGCAGCAGCAGCAGGATCTGAAAACCCGGCGCGATGCCCTCAACGTCCAGCAACAGGAGCTGCAGACACGTTTCGGGGAGGAACGTCGCGCCCGCGATGAATCCGAGGCCATCGTGGCGGAACAACGCCAGGGGCTGCAGCAGGCGCGCTGGGAATTAGAACGGTTGCGCGAGGAACGGGTGGGCCTTGAGGAGCAGTTGCGCAGCGGCAGCATTCGCCTGGAGGAGCTGAAATCATCTCTGCCAGACCCACTGCCGGAGATCAGCGATGGCGTTCGCGAGGGTGGTCTCGAGGCTCTGCAGGAGCAACTCCAGCAGCTTCAACGGCGAATGGAGGCCCTCGAGCCCGTGAACATGCTGGCGCTGGAAGAGCTGCAAGAGCTCGAACAACGCCTCGGTGATCTCGGTGAACGCCTTGCAGTGCTTAGTCAAGAACGGGAGGAACTGCTGCTACGAATCGGAACTGTGGCCACCCTCCGCCAGGAGGCCTTCATGGAGGCCTTCGAAGCGGTGGACAGTCATTTCCGCGAAATCTTCGCAAGCCTGTCCGATGGCGACGGCAAATTGCAGCTGGACAACGCCGATGACCCCCTTGAGG